One window of the Allosaccharopolyspora coralli genome contains the following:
- a CDS encoding VanW family protein, which translates to MPDNHDHLDGGQDLDPREDATPREDAADDTGQDTHRLSTDGGAEPTTRIDAASLPGDPAAAETERTDVSGDEATRPTFPAPGGNQPGEDSTERTQAITPVPAESDAETTQRIGAVSGATWTQGSLSAPQEQPQAAGQPAERKRSYAKAGIIGGVAAGVLVLAYVLDMALSSGTVPRGTMVADVAIGGMDHAAAESTLRKEIGPELGEPVVLRAGDAQTTIDPEPAGLTMDWQATLDHVGSQPWNPITRVSSFFTTTQVAPVTNGDRSQVTAALEQATDELNREPREGTVRFEGATPIAVNPSNGRTVDVAAATDAVIADWGGGDPVDVPFSEQPVSTTQEGVARAVAEVAEPAVSAPVTVRGEGTDATLQPEDIAASLRFEPDGNGGLKASVDNESVVEAVEPQLRDTIRPGKNAEITVQGGAPTVVPSVNGRGIEWDKSLDSLLDVYKQPGDRSVQAQYRDEPAQFTTEQANGLGIKEVVSEFQTGGFEQASGVNIRRTAEQVNGAIIKPGETFSLNGHTGPRGTAQGYVESGIIQDGRPQKAVGGGISQFATTLYNASYFAGMQDVEHKEHSYYIDRYPEGREATVFQSPSGKSIIDVKFKNTSENGVMITTEWTPSSITVKFWSTKTYDVSSETGPRTNPTPPERTVVPPGEPCSPSTGEPGFTVTDTRTIKNVNTGNVNRESPTKTVYDPHPIVDCPPPPPAGAPPPPG; encoded by the coding sequence GTGCCGGACAATCACGACCACCTCGACGGGGGCCAAGACCTCGATCCCCGCGAGGACGCCACCCCCCGCGAGGATGCGGCCGACGACACCGGCCAGGACACGCACCGTCTGTCGACCGACGGCGGTGCGGAACCGACAACCCGCATCGACGCGGCCTCGCTGCCCGGTGACCCCGCGGCTGCCGAGACCGAACGCACCGACGTGAGCGGGGACGAGGCGACGCGCCCCACCTTCCCCGCTCCCGGCGGCAACCAGCCCGGGGAGGACTCCACCGAGCGGACGCAGGCGATCACGCCGGTCCCGGCCGAGTCCGACGCCGAGACGACGCAGCGGATCGGCGCCGTCTCCGGGGCGACCTGGACACAGGGCTCGTTGAGCGCACCGCAGGAGCAGCCGCAGGCCGCCGGGCAACCGGCCGAACGGAAGCGCTCGTACGCCAAGGCCGGGATCATCGGCGGCGTCGCCGCAGGCGTGCTGGTGCTGGCCTACGTGCTCGACATGGCGCTGAGCAGCGGCACCGTGCCGCGCGGCACCATGGTCGCCGACGTCGCGATCGGTGGCATGGACCACGCCGCCGCCGAGTCGACGTTGCGCAAGGAGATCGGCCCGGAGCTCGGCGAGCCGGTCGTGCTCCGCGCCGGGGACGCGCAGACCACGATCGACCCCGAACCGGCCGGACTCACGATGGACTGGCAGGCGACGCTGGACCACGTCGGCTCGCAGCCGTGGAACCCGATCACCCGGGTGAGCTCGTTCTTCACCACCACCCAGGTCGCTCCGGTCACCAACGGCGACCGCAGCCAGGTGACGGCCGCGCTGGAACAGGCCACCGACGAGCTGAACCGGGAACCGAGGGAAGGCACCGTCCGCTTCGAGGGCGCCACCCCGATCGCGGTCAACCCCTCCAACGGCCGGACCGTCGACGTCGCGGCCGCGACCGACGCCGTGATCGCCGACTGGGGCGGCGGCGACCCGGTGGACGTGCCGTTCTCCGAGCAGCCGGTCTCGACCACGCAGGAGGGTGTGGCCAGGGCGGTCGCCGAGGTCGCCGAGCCCGCCGTGTCCGCGCCGGTCACGGTCCGCGGCGAAGGCACCGACGCGACGCTGCAGCCGGAGGACATCGCCGCGTCGCTACGGTTCGAGCCGGACGGCAACGGTGGTCTGAAGGCAAGCGTCGACAACGAATCGGTCGTCGAGGCCGTCGAACCCCAGTTGCGGGACACGATCCGGCCGGGCAAGAACGCCGAGATCACCGTGCAGGGCGGGGCGCCGACCGTCGTGCCCTCGGTCAACGGGCGCGGCATCGAATGGGACAAGAGCCTGGACTCGTTGCTCGACGTCTACAAGCAGCCCGGCGACCGCTCGGTGCAGGCGCAGTACCGCGACGAGCCCGCGCAGTTCACCACCGAGCAGGCCAACGGCCTCGGCATCAAGGAAGTCGTCAGCGAGTTCCAGACCGGTGGTTTCGAACAGGCCTCGGGCGTCAACATCCGCCGCACCGCCGAGCAGGTCAACGGCGCGATCATCAAGCCCGGCGAGACGTTCAGCCTCAACGGCCACACCGGGCCGCGCGGCACGGCCCAGGGCTACGTCGAGTCCGGGATCATCCAGGACGGACGTCCGCAGAAGGCCGTCGGCGGCGGTATCTCGCAGTTCGCGACGACGCTGTACAACGCCTCGTACTTCGCGGGCATGCAGGACGTCGAGCACAAGGAGCACAGCTACTACATCGACCGCTACCCCGAGGGCCGGGAAGCGACGGTGTTCCAGAGCCCCAGCGGCAAGAGCATCATCGACGTCAAGTTCAAGAACACCTCGGAGAACGGCGTCATGATCACCACGGAGTGGACGCCGTCGTCGATCACCGTGAAGTTCTGGAGCACGAAGACCTACGACGTCAGCTCGGAGACCGGGCCGCGCACCAACCCGACACCCCCGGAACGCACCGTCGTACCGCCGGGTGAGCCGTGCAGCCCGAGTACCGGCGAGCCCGGGTTCACGGTGACCGACACGCGCACCATCAAGAACGTGAACACCGGCAACGTGAACCGGGAGTCTCCGACGAAGACGGTGTACGACCCGCACCCGATCGTCGACTGCCCGCCGCCTCCGCCGGCCGGCGCACCACCGCCGCCCGGCTGA
- a CDS encoding alpha/beta hydrolase family protein, protein MMTSTRLVGAVAGALLLAVQPLAAIAAPPESLALPEPTGDHEVGVRTLHLVDESGQDPWVSSARRELMVDLWYPAAGEPDGDTKQYMTPEESRLFLELQGEQAPLPEDLPKDVLSTVRTNAHPDAQALPSGQGLPLVVLSPGFSHPRAALSGMAEALASHGYAVALIGHNYESAGTEFPDGRVTECVACDDMANVPRVPGVRARDTSFVLDRLAEHEAALIDEERVAMVGHSIGGAAASEAMSRDERIDAGVNLDGTVYDPLEAPLDRPFLLLGSGAHAPHGIDPTWDETWEQLTGWKRWTTLNGAGHSTMTDLTMLRDQAELPRPNPLPGARGAELGNEVVTAFVGTHLRGEDHPLLEKETPERPELLFWHVDRPELPGR, encoded by the coding sequence ATGATGACATCCACGCGCCTCGTGGGTGCCGTGGCGGGTGCGTTGCTGCTCGCCGTTCAACCGCTCGCCGCGATTGCCGCGCCGCCCGAGTCGCTCGCCCTGCCGGAGCCGACCGGTGACCACGAGGTCGGTGTCCGCACCCTGCACCTCGTCGACGAGTCCGGGCAGGACCCGTGGGTGTCGTCGGCGCGGCGCGAGCTGATGGTCGACCTGTGGTATCCGGCGGCAGGCGAACCGGACGGGGACACCAAGCAGTACATGACTCCCGAGGAATCGCGCCTGTTCCTGGAACTGCAGGGCGAACAGGCGCCGTTGCCGGAAGACCTGCCGAAGGACGTGCTCAGCACCGTACGGACGAACGCGCACCCCGACGCCCAAGCACTGCCGAGTGGTCAGGGGCTTCCGCTGGTGGTGCTCTCGCCGGGCTTCTCCCATCCGCGTGCTGCGTTGTCGGGTATGGCCGAGGCGCTCGCGAGTCACGGCTACGCGGTCGCGCTGATCGGCCACAACTACGAGTCGGCGGGTACGGAGTTCCCGGATGGGCGAGTCACCGAGTGCGTCGCGTGCGACGACATGGCCAACGTCCCGCGGGTGCCCGGTGTGCGTGCGCGGGACACGTCGTTCGTGCTGGACCGTCTCGCGGAGCACGAGGCCGCGTTGATCGACGAGGAGCGGGTGGCGATGGTCGGCCACTCCATCGGAGGGGCCGCCGCATCCGAGGCGATGTCGCGCGACGAGCGGATCGATGCGGGTGTGAACCTCGACGGCACGGTCTACGACCCGCTCGAGGCGCCGCTCGACCGCCCGTTCCTGCTGCTCGGCTCCGGTGCGCACGCCCCGCACGGGATCGACCCGACCTGGGACGAGACGTGGGAGCAGCTCACCGGCTGGAAGCGCTGGACGACGCTCAACGGTGCCGGGCACAGCACCATGACCGACCTGACCATGCTCCGCGACCAGGCCGAGCTGCCCCGTCCGAACCCACTCCCGGGCGCGCGTGGTGCCGAGCTCGGCAACGAGGTCGTGACCGCGTTCGTCGGGACTCACCTGCGCGGCGAGGATCACCCACTGCTGGAGAAGGAGACGCCGGAACGCCCGGAGCTCCTGTTCTGGCACGTGGACCGCCCCGAACTGCCGGGCCGCTGA
- a CDS encoding acyl-CoA dehydrogenase: MGHYKSNIRDLEFNLFEVFGVQERLGTGIFEQADEDTARGILAELNTLATGPLADSFEEGDRTPASFDPKTHSVTLPESFKKSYNTIMDAGWGRLSLPEELGGFGIPSTLVWAAAELILGANPAVYMYMAGPNFATILWNNGTEEQKRWAEHMIERGWGATMVLTEPDAGSDVGAGRTKAVQQADGSWHLDGVKRFITSADQDMTENIMHLVLARPEGEGIESKPGTKGLSLFLVPKFHFDSENGAPGERNGAYVTNVEHKMGLNASATCELTFGQHDVPAKGWLLGDVHDGIAQMFQVIEYARMMVGTKAIATLSTGYLNALEYAKERVQSADLTRTADKTAPRVTITNHPDVRRILMLQKAYAEGLRAVYLYTATYQDQIAQGKAAGEDVSLPEAVNDLLLPIVKGVGSERAYEMLTHSLQTLGGSGYLQDYPIEQYIRDAKIDSLYEGTTAIQGQDFFFRKIVRNNGQALGHVAAEIQNSLESGDDRLKEERALLATALEDTQAMLGAVFGHLTSAQEELTNVYKVGQHAVTLLLSVGDLVIGWLLLRQAEVALQQLDAGASAKDQPFYQGKLAATRFFTKNVLPELTARRGIVEAADNSLMELDESVF, from the coding sequence ATGGGCCACTACAAGAGCAACATCCGTGACCTGGAGTTCAACCTCTTCGAGGTCTTCGGTGTGCAGGAGCGACTCGGAACCGGCATCTTCGAGCAGGCCGACGAGGACACCGCCCGCGGCATCCTCGCCGAGCTCAACACCCTCGCCACCGGACCGCTCGCGGACTCCTTCGAGGAAGGCGACCGCACCCCGGCCTCCTTCGACCCGAAGACGCACTCGGTCACGCTGCCCGAGTCCTTCAAGAAGTCGTACAACACGATCATGGACGCCGGGTGGGGCCGGTTGAGCCTGCCCGAGGAGCTGGGCGGCTTCGGCATCCCCTCGACCCTGGTGTGGGCCGCCGCGGAGCTGATCCTCGGTGCGAACCCGGCGGTCTACATGTACATGGCGGGCCCCAACTTCGCGACGATCCTCTGGAACAACGGCACCGAGGAGCAGAAGCGCTGGGCCGAGCACATGATCGAGCGCGGCTGGGGCGCCACCATGGTGCTGACCGAGCCGGACGCGGGCTCCGACGTCGGCGCGGGCCGCACCAAGGCCGTGCAGCAGGCCGACGGCTCCTGGCACCTCGACGGCGTGAAGCGGTTCATCACCTCCGCCGACCAGGACATGACCGAGAACATCATGCACCTGGTGCTGGCGCGTCCCGAGGGCGAAGGCATCGAGAGCAAGCCCGGCACGAAGGGCCTGTCGCTGTTCCTCGTGCCCAAGTTCCACTTCGACTCCGAGAACGGCGCCCCCGGCGAGCGCAACGGCGCCTATGTCACCAACGTCGAGCACAAGATGGGCCTGAACGCCTCGGCGACCTGTGAGCTGACCTTCGGGCAGCACGACGTCCCGGCCAAGGGTTGGCTGCTCGGCGACGTCCACGACGGCATCGCCCAGATGTTCCAGGTCATCGAGTACGCGCGGATGATGGTCGGCACGAAGGCCATCGCCACCCTCTCGACCGGCTACCTCAACGCGCTCGAGTACGCCAAGGAGCGGGTGCAGAGCGCGGACCTGACCAGGACCGCCGACAAGACCGCGCCGCGCGTGACGATCACGAACCACCCGGACGTGCGCCGCATCCTCATGCTGCAGAAGGCCTACGCCGAGGGCCTGCGCGCGGTCTACCTCTACACCGCGACGTACCAGGACCAGATCGCGCAGGGCAAGGCCGCCGGCGAGGACGTGTCGCTGCCGGAGGCGGTCAACGACCTGCTGCTGCCGATCGTCAAGGGTGTGGGCTCCGAGCGCGCCTACGAGATGCTCACGCACTCGCTGCAGACACTCGGCGGGTCCGGCTACCTGCAGGACTACCCGATCGAGCAGTACATCCGGGACGCCAAGATCGACAGCCTGTACGAGGGCACCACCGCGATCCAGGGCCAGGACTTCTTCTTCCGCAAGATCGTCCGCAACAACGGCCAGGCCCTCGGGCACGTCGCCGCGGAGATCCAGAACTCGTTGGAGTCCGGCGACGACCGGCTGAAGGAGGAGCGCGCGCTGCTGGCGACCGCGCTGGAGGACACCCAGGCGATGCTGGGCGCGGTGTTCGGCCACCTGACCTCCGCGCAGGAAGAGCTGACCAACGTCTACAAGGTCGGCCAGCACGCCGTGACGCTGCTGCTCAGCGTCGGGGACCTGGTCATCGGCTGGCTGCTGCTGCGGCAGGCCGAGGTCGCGCTGCAGCAGCTGGACGCGGGTGCCTCGGCGAAGGACCAGCCGTTCTACCAGGGCAAGCTCGCGGCCACGCGGTTCTTCACGAAGAACGTGCTGCCCGAGCTCACGGCCCGTCGCGGCATCGTCGAAGCGGCCGACAACTCGCTGATGGAGCTGGACGAGTCGGTCTTCTGA
- a CDS encoding ATP-binding cassette domain-containing protein codes for MASATTVRTEALVKNYGSTRALDGVDLEITAGHVLGLLGPNGAGKTTTVRILTTLLTADSGSAVVAGHDVRTEPDAVRRNIGLSGQYAAVDENLTGRENLYMVGRLYGMSRTDSTARARQLLDRFNLTDAADRTAKTYSGGMRRRLDLAGALVAAPPVVVLDEPTTGLDPRGRLDTWSVIGELVSDGTTVLLTTQYLEEADQLADTIAVIDHGRVIARGTSEELKTRVGGERLELVAEDERDLAVIARVLAEVGSGEPTVEDSLRRAQVSVDIGKKALIEALRRLDAEHVTVHDVALHRPTLDDAFLSLTGRPSAESTDEEESPA; via the coding sequence ATGGCGTCGGCGACGACCGTGCGCACCGAAGCACTCGTGAAGAACTACGGCAGCACCCGAGCACTCGACGGTGTCGACCTGGAGATCACCGCAGGTCACGTCCTCGGGCTCCTCGGGCCGAACGGCGCGGGCAAGACCACCACCGTGCGGATCCTCACCACGCTGCTCACCGCCGACTCCGGAAGCGCCGTCGTCGCAGGCCACGACGTCCGCACCGAACCCGACGCCGTCCGCCGCAACATCGGGCTCTCCGGCCAGTACGCCGCCGTCGACGAGAACCTCACCGGCCGCGAGAACCTCTACATGGTCGGCCGTCTGTACGGCATGAGCCGCACCGACTCCACCGCCCGCGCGAGACAGCTGCTCGACCGGTTCAACCTCACCGACGCCGCCGACCGCACGGCCAAGACCTACTCCGGCGGTATGCGCAGGCGCCTCGACCTCGCGGGCGCACTCGTCGCCGCACCGCCGGTCGTGGTCCTCGACGAGCCCACCACCGGCCTCGACCCCCGCGGACGCCTCGACACCTGGTCGGTGATCGGCGAACTCGTCTCCGACGGCACCACCGTGCTGCTGACCACCCAGTACCTCGAGGAGGCCGACCAGCTCGCCGACACCATCGCGGTCATCGACCACGGGCGGGTCATCGCCCGCGGCACCTCCGAGGAACTCAAGACCCGCGTCGGCGGCGAACGGCTCGAACTCGTCGCCGAGGACGAGCGCGACCTGGCCGTCATCGCCCGCGTCCTCGCCGAGGTCGGCTCCGGCGAACCCACTGTCGAGGACTCACTGCGCCGCGCCCAGGTCTCCGTCGACATCGGCAAGAAAGCCCTCATCGAAGCCCTCCGCCGACTCGACGCCGAACACGTCACCGTGCACGACGTCGCACTGCACCGACCGACACTCGACGACGCGTTCCTCAGCCTCACCGGCCGTCCGAGCGCCGAGAGCACCGACGAAGAGGAATCCCCCGCATGA